The following are encoded together in the Blattabacterium cuenoti BPAA genome:
- the yidC gene encoding membrane protein insertase YidC, whose product MKDKNLDYSSIIGLVLILSVLMIFTYFNKNHTNTNKHNKFKKLDLNYQEFSITDQRKKNHFFLLENDVLKLKISSLGGGIHDVLLKKYKAYDPLLSYHAKNLYLIKNSNFLYKLSFLNQKGLNIDTNTLYFQPILLEKNKISGIRTLTMRAKNPYGKGFLDYIYTIGEKNQYDIGFSIRTKNFSFFQKKGLILNLEHKILSLEKDRDWENSYTQVCYSVYSNNGNSNYSDSVKYLSEKKTEDKNIYGVKWIAHKQQFFSFIFIPEKILKNVFVQSENLSSGFFLKKIQLKTFINPVKNEDISFRFYFGPLDLKVLKKYQNGFENIIPFGWVFLKWINKYFFLIVFQFLEKTNLNYGVIIILMTIVVKLILYPITYKQYKLSAIMKSIRPEIEKLNHKYRKDVFKKQRAIMELYHNVGINPMSGCISTLFQIPIFYSLFKFFPTLINLRGKSFLWVEDLTSYDSIFKLPFFIPFYGNHVSLLTLLYSLASLVYTKLSNNGRKNVSKNGDDSSIPDMNFLLYLMPIVMLLFINSYASALSLYYFTSNIINIVFFFFIKEFMLDEKKILIKIQEKKEIKRNYWNNIIKKIKNKRDENPTSE is encoded by the coding sequence ATGAAGGATAAAAATTTAGATTATAGTTCCATAATAGGATTAGTTCTTATATTGTCTGTTTTAATGATTTTTACTTATTTTAACAAAAATCATACTAATACTAATAAACATAATAAGTTTAAAAAACTTGATTTAAATTATCAGGAATTTTCTATTACGGATCAAAGAAAAAAGAATCATTTTTTTTTATTAGAAAATGATGTTTTGAAACTGAAAATATCTAGTTTGGGAGGAGGAATTCATGATGTTCTTTTGAAAAAATATAAGGCATATGATCCTTTGTTATCATATCATGCTAAAAATCTTTATTTAATTAAAAATTCTAATTTTTTATACAAATTATCTTTTTTAAATCAAAAAGGGTTAAATATTGATACAAATACTTTATACTTTCAACCTATTTTACTAGAGAAAAATAAAATATCTGGAATTAGAACTCTTACTATGAGAGCTAAAAATCCTTATGGAAAAGGATTTTTGGATTATATATATACAATAGGAGAAAAAAATCAGTATGATATTGGCTTTTCTATTCGAACTAAAAACTTTTCTTTTTTTCAAAAGAAAGGATTGATCTTAAATTTAGAACATAAAATTTTATCTTTAGAAAAGGATAGAGATTGGGAAAATTCATATACTCAAGTATGTTATTCTGTTTATTCTAATAATGGAAATTCGAATTATTCCGATTCTGTAAAATATTTATCTGAAAAAAAAACGGAAGATAAAAATATATATGGAGTGAAATGGATTGCTCATAAGCAACAATTTTTTTCTTTTATATTCATTCCAGAAAAAATATTAAAAAATGTTTTTGTTCAATCTGAAAATTTGTCTTCAGGATTTTTTCTAAAGAAGATTCAATTGAAAACATTTATAAATCCAGTAAAAAATGAGGATATTTCTTTTCGTTTTTATTTTGGTCCTTTGGATTTAAAAGTATTAAAAAAATATCAAAATGGATTCGAAAATATTATTCCATTTGGTTGGGTTTTTCTCAAGTGGATCAATAAATATTTCTTTTTAATAGTTTTTCAATTTTTGGAAAAAACAAATTTAAATTATGGTGTTATTATTATTTTGATGACTATAGTTGTGAAACTTATATTATATCCAATTACTTATAAACAATATAAATTAAGTGCCATAATGAAATCAATTCGTCCAGAGATAGAAAAATTAAATCACAAATATAGGAAAGATGTTTTTAAAAAACAAAGAGCTATAATGGAGTTATATCATAATGTTGGAATTAATCCAATGTCTGGATGTATTTCTACATTATTTCAGATTCCTATTTTTTATTCTTTATTTAAATTTTTTCCAACTCTTATTAATTTGAGAGGAAAATCTTTTTTATGGGTAGAAGATCTTACTTCATATGATTCAATATTTAAATTACCTTTTTTTATTCCTTTTTATGGAAATCATGTAAGTTTACTCACTTTATTGTATTCTTTAGCTTCATTAGTTTATACAAAACTTAGTAATAATGGAAGAAAGAATGTTTCTAAAAATGGAGATGATTCTTCTATTCCTGATATGAATTTTTTATTATATTTAATGCCCATCGTAATGTTATTATTTATAAATAGTTACGCTTCTGCTTTATCTTTATATTATTTTACATCTAACATAATTAACATTGTATTTTTCTTTTTTATCAAAGAGTTTATGTTAGATGAAAAAAAAATCCTCATAAAAATTCAAGAAAAAAAAGAAATAAAACGCAATTATTGGAATAATATAATCAAAAAAATAAAAAATAAAAGGGATGAGAATCCTACTTCGGAATAA